In a single window of the Desulfovibrio sp. ZJ209 genome:
- a CDS encoding STAS domain-containing protein, producing MYALEVQNHGTTLTVRLTGDVLMEDVASFNKVMREHSKTPGISQLVLDLGAAGRMEVAGLGVLVSLNTSMQRYGRRLVLLGPAPHVTALLQKAEIEGFFPTCESEEELRNFIPEACAPAV from the coding sequence ATGTACGCGCTCGAAGTGCAGAACCACGGCACGACGCTCACGGTGCGCCTCACCGGCGATGTGCTCATGGAGGATGTGGCCTCCTTCAACAAGGTCATGCGGGAGCACAGCAAGACCCCGGGCATCAGCCAGCTCGTCCTCGACCTCGGCGCGGCCGGCCGCATGGAGGTGGCGGGCCTCGGGGTGCTCGTGAGCCTGAATACCTCCATGCAGCGCTACGGGCGCCGCCTGGTGTTGCTTGGGCCTGCCCCGCACGTGACGGCGCTCTTGCAGAAAGCCGAGATCGAAGGCTTTTTCCCCACCTGCGAAAGCGAGGAAGAGCTCAGGAACTTCATTCCCGAAGCCTGCGCCCCGGCGGTGTGA
- a CDS encoding FapA family protein has protein sequence MRYYLKHYFNPDFDHLSAKPGGGVGTDDSADLYSLGYVQNVIAGQILAEIVPLDELDEKPDPRFILSGPEFPAGANTRVDPAYPRYLLAAAKGYVFYNEGQITVKSLLNVRKDVSFHTGNIFFVGDMAVHGSVRSGFSVQANNLRIMGMVEGGVVRARRDLMVEGGARGGSGQHCLLDAGGKLLVPFLEKVEARARGNMLIDKYCLYSTVYAGANMVVRGQLYGSTVNAYGSVHVGAQLGNRAGVPTKVYLGYDPLNIRHLEKIDQMIATLSQAITHLKAVAGHLPPDASEASRKLARLTAQREVIMRRRTELWAHLSQDENNLQNCRLIVPGVVHPGVEISIGRAFMMVERPYENVLFRLCYNDIVVEPLPAKAAQ, from the coding sequence GTGCGTTACTACTTAAAGCATTACTTCAACCCCGATTTTGACCACCTGAGCGCCAAGCCCGGCGGCGGCGTGGGCACGGACGACAGCGCGGATCTCTACAGCCTCGGCTATGTGCAGAACGTCATCGCCGGGCAGATCCTCGCCGAGATCGTCCCCCTCGACGAACTCGACGAAAAGCCCGACCCGCGCTTTATCCTCTCCGGGCCCGAGTTTCCCGCCGGCGCCAACACGCGGGTCGACCCGGCCTATCCCCGCTATCTGCTCGCGGCCGCCAAGGGCTATGTTTTTTATAATGAAGGCCAGATCACGGTCAAAAGCCTGCTCAATGTGCGCAAGGATGTGAGCTTCCACACGGGCAATATCTTCTTTGTGGGCGACATGGCCGTGCACGGCTCGGTGCGTTCCGGCTTTTCGGTGCAGGCCAACAACCTGAGGATCATGGGCATGGTGGAGGGAGGCGTGGTGCGCGCCCGGCGCGACCTCATGGTGGAGGGCGGCGCCAGGGGCGGCTCCGGCCAGCATTGCCTGCTCGATGCCGGCGGCAAGCTTCTCGTGCCTTTCCTGGAAAAGGTGGAGGCGCGCGCCCGCGGCAACATGCTCATCGACAAATACTGCCTCTACAGCACGGTCTACGCCGGGGCCAACATGGTCGTCCGCGGCCAGCTGTACGGCAGTACGGTGAACGCCTACGGCAGCGTCCATGTGGGGGCGCAGCTCGGCAACCGCGCGGGCGTCCCCACCAAGGTCTATCTCGGCTATGACCCGCTCAATATCCGCCATCTGGAAAAGATCGACCAGATGATCGCCACCCTCTCCCAGGCCATCACCCACCTGAAGGCCGTTGCCGGGCACCTTCCGCCGGACGCGAGCGAGGCATCGCGCAAGCTCGCGCGCCTGACCGCACAGCGCGAGGTCATCATGCGCCGGCGCACGGAGCTGTGGGCGCACCTTTCGCAGGACGAGAACAATCTGCAAAACTGCCGTCTCATCGTGCCGGGCGTCGTCCATCCCGGGGTGGAGATCTCTATCGGCAGGGCCTTCATGATGGTGGAGCGCCCGTATGAAAACGTGCTCTTCCGGCTCTGCTACAATGACATCGTGGTCGAGCCGCTGCCCGCAAAGGCTGCCCAGTGA